The sequence below is a genomic window from Thiomonas intermedia.
GCATGCTCTGCTATGGTGCGTGCGTTCCTGTTTTGCGGCGCGCATGGCATGCACCTTCTTGTTCTCGATGTTGGCAATACCCGGCTGAAATGGGGCGTTTATGCGCAGGCCGAACCTGGCGCGGCGCTGCTTGCCGGCGGCGCGATGGCGCTGGAAGACGTAGGCCAATTGCGCCATGTGCTGTCAGCCCAGCCGCGGCCTGAAAAGGTCATGGGATGTGCGGTTGCCGGGGCGGTGGTGACCGCCCGCGTGTGTGCGGAACTCGATGCGCTAGGCCTGCGTTGCAACTGGATCAGCGCGCTGGCGGAGCAATGCGGGGTGCGCAACAGCTATGCCACGCCTTCGCTCCTGGGAGCCGATCGCTGGGCGGCACAGTTAGGGGCGCGCCAGCGCCTTCCCCATCAGGCGGCGATGATCATCAGTGTGGGCACCGCCGTCACCGTGGATTGCCTCAGTCACGAAGGGGTATTCATCGGCGGCATCATCCTGCCGGGCTTCGGCCTGATGCTCAAGGCGCTGGAGATGGGTACCGCAGGGCTGCGCGTACCCGAAGGCGAGATCGTGGCATTCCCCACCAATACCAGCGATGCCTTGATGACCGGCGGCGCCCTGGCCATTGCGGGTGCGGCGCGGCAGATGCATGCACGCCTGCTGGCGCGCGAACCGCAGGGGGTCTGCGTGCTGCTGACCGGCGGGGCGGCGCCGAAGCTGCGCGACGCACTGGGCTTGCCGCATCAGCATGTCGAGCACCTGGTGTTCGAGGGCCTGCTGTGCATCGCCGCCCAGCAGGCGCGCTCCCATCAGAGAACGTAGCGCGACAGGTCTTCGTCGCGGGCGATGTCGCCCAGGCGTGCGTTCACCATCGCGGCATCGACCTGAACCGTTGAGTGTTGCGAACCGTCGGCACGGAAAGACACATCTTCGAGCAGACGCTCCATCACCGTGTGCAGACGCCGCGCACCGATGTTCTCGGTTTTCTCGTTCACCTGAAACGCGACCTCCGCCATGCGCCGGATGCCGTCGGCGGTGAACTCCAGGCTCACGCCGTCGGTGGCGAGCAGCGCCGCGTATTGCTTGGTCAGGCTGGCATCGGTGCTGGTAAGGATGGCCTCGAAATCGGCCACCGACAGCGATTCCAGTTCCACCCGGATGGGGAAGCGGCCCTGCAGTTCGGGAATCAGATCGGAAGGCTTGGCGACGTGGAAGGCGCCGCTGGCGATGAACAGGATGTGGTCGGTGCGCACCATGCCGTATTTGGTACTCACGGTCGTGCCTTCCACCAGCGGCAACAGATCGCGCTGCACACCTTGGCGGGACACGTCGGCGCCCTGCGTGTCGCTGCGCGAGGCGACTTTGTCGATCTCGTCGAGGAAGACGATGCCGTTCTGCTCCACCGAGCGCAGCGCGCCGGTCTTGATCTCGTCCTCGTTGACCAGCTTGGAGGCCTCTTCGTCGACGAGCAGCTTCTGGGCCTCGCGCACGGTGACCTTGCGGGTCTTGCTGCGCGTCTGGCCCATATTGGCGAACATCGAACGGATCTGCTCGGTCATGTCTTCCATGCCAGGCGGGCCCATGATGTCCACGCTGGCCGGGTGAACGGCCACTTCGATCTCGATCTCCTTGTCATCGAGTTGGCCCTCGCGCAGGCGCTTGCGCAGCATCTGCCGGGTCGGGTTGGTCTCGGTGATGGACGCCGTTTGACCGTTGGCGTCCGCAGGCGCGGGCAGCAGCACGTCGAGGATGCGGTCTTCCGCGCGGTCTTCCGCACGCGAACGCTGCTGGCGCATGGCCGTCTCGCGCGCCAGCTTCACGGCGGCTTCCATCAGGTCGCGGATGATGGTGTCCACATCGCGTCCGACATAGCCCACTTCGGTGAACTTGGTGGCCTCGATCTTGATGAATGGCGCATCGGCCAGCTTGGCCAGACGGCGCGCAATCTCCGTCTTGCCCACGCCTGTGGGGCCGATCATCAGAATGTTTTTCGGGGTGATTTCGTGCCGCAGCGGCTCGGCCACCTGCTGGCGGCGCCAGCGGTTGCGCAGGGCGATGGCCACCGCCTGCTTGGCCTTGGTCTGGCCGATGACGAAGCGGTCGAGCTCGGAGACGATTTCGCGGGGTGTCATGTTCATGGGCTTATTGGCTCGTTATTCACCCAGGGTTTCAATGGTGTGAGACTGGTTGGTGTAGATGCAGATGTCGCCCGCGATGCGCAGCGATTGGGCGACGATCTCGCGCGGGCTCAGCGTGGTGTGTTCGAGCAGGGCTCTTGCCGCTGACTGCGCATACGCGCCGCCCGAGCCGATGGCGACGATGCCGTGTTCGGGTTCGAGTACATCGCCGTTGCCGGTGATGATGAGCGAGTGCTCGGCATCCGCCACCGAGAGCATGGCCTCCAGGCGGCGCAGCATGCGGTCGGTTCGCCAGTCCTTGGCCAGTTCGACGGCGCTTCGCAGCAACTGGCCCTGGTGCTTCTCCAGCTTGGCCTCGAAGCGCTCGAACAGTGTGAACGCATCGGCCGTGCCGCCGGCGAAACCGGCCAGGATCTGGTCGTTATAGAGCCTGCGGACCTTGCGCGCAGTGGATTTGACGACGATATTGCCAAGCGTCACCTGCCCGTCGCCGCCCAGGGCAACGGTGGCGCCTCGGCGCACGCTGAGTATGGTGGTGCCGTGATATTGATCCATGCCGGGATGTAAGGATGGGAGGAGAAAACTCAAGGGGGTGCGCGTCGCAATCCCCATCAACACGGCCCCAGAGGGACGCTGTTCAGTCGCGCCGCAGCTGGATGAGGGCGTGTTCGTGCAGGCCGAGGATGCTGAACAGGCCCGCGATCAGCCGGTGTACGCCGGTGAACTGAAGGGTCTTGCCCAGGTCGTGCTGCATCATGGCCCAGTTCAGCAGGGCGCCCGCGCTCGAAAAATCGATGCGGCGCAACTGGCGCAGGGAAATGCTCAGTTGCTCGTGTGCCTTCGCCGCCTGCTCCAGCGGGCTCAGGAACAGACTGGAGCTGCCGAGAATCTCGCCGCTGAGATGCAGCTGTGCCGAACGCGAGCCGCCATGCCCCAGCATGGAATGGGGGCTGAGGCCGGAGTTCTGGAACTCGGGCGGCACCGTAGCCGATGCAGCGGGCGTGGCACCGGCCTCGGCGCCAGCCAGCTCAACCTTGGCACGGCTGGCTTCCCAGGTGGGGGGCGAGATTTCGTAAGTGACGCAGTAGTCGAGCGCGATGGCGTCGAAATCGTCCTGTTGATTGGCCAGACGGAGCAGTTCGAGGCGCAAGGCCCACCATTGCGGGTCGGCCTCGCGTTGCATTGCCGGCGCCTGGGCCTGACACAGCGCCATCAGCGATTCGGCGCCTTGCAGGGTGACGGTGCAATCGCCCTGGTTGAGTCGCTTCAGGGCGTCGACCAAGGCGGGCAACGCCGCGGTTGCGATGGAATGTATGCCTTCGAAACTGATCTCAATGGCCGCAGGCGAGTTGAGCAGCAGTTTGCGCAGACGTTCCGCCTGGGCGACGTCGACCGAGGCGGAGAACAACAGTGAAGGCTTGAAACCGCCCTGGGCGGGGCGCGCCGTCGCCGGGGCAGACGGCAGACCGTCGTCGGTCATCGGGGCGGAAGTCTGGAAGCGGCTGACGAAGTCGACCACCAGTGCTTCGAATTTGTCGATCTGCCCCGAGGCCCGGAACAGATCGAACAGCGCCAGCCACAGCTCCTTTTCCGAGCCCATGTCCTGGGAGTTGGAAATGGCGTCGCGCAAGGCGGTTTCGGCGGCGGCGTCGTCGCCGTTGGCAAAATCCATCACGGCCTGATCGAACAGCGGGTTCGAGCTCAAGGCCTCGTGCACTTCCACCGCGAAGAATGCGCTGGGCATGAAATCGTTGCTCGATCGCAGCCAGCTGTCCCCCGAAGGCCCGGACATGCGCGAGGGCAGGGCATCGTCGCTGAGACGTGTCGCGGCGGCGAGCGTGGGTTGTTCGTCGAAGGGCACGGCAGCAGGCTCAGGCCCACGCACGGGCGAAAGCGGCGCGCTCGCCACGAACGGCACCGTGGGGGCATACCCCGGCGGATGCGTGGACGGCTCGCCCGGCGCGGTCGCGGGGCCCGATTGGGTTGGAATGCCACTGTGGGTGGGAATGCCGCTAGCCGGGTTGGCGGGCGCCGGAGCCGCCGCTCCCGGCTTGGTGATCAGCGTCGTATCGGCGTAGGCCGCGTCCAGATTCCAGTGCAGCGTGCTGCTGGCGGGCTCCGGGGCCGCTGTGCCTGCCGGTACAGGGGGCTGCCCGGTGGTCAGAGGAGGCAGGCTGCTCGGCGGGGGTGTCGTCTGGAACTGGCGTGTCAGAGGGCCAGCACCGCGTGAGCGGGGCGGGGGCGGGGCGTGGTCGCCCGCCATCGACTTCTCGATCTCGTTGATCTTGCGTAGCGTCTCGTCCCGGTCCTGGATCGGGGCGGGCTGGGAGGTCAGCTCGGGCACATTGGTCTGGAGACTGTCATCCATCCCCAGATCGGTTGCCTCGCGCTTGCGCAGCTTGCGCAGGCCATCGAGTTCGCGCTTGCGGATGAAATCATCCTGCCGCTTCTGATCCTCGCGGGCGCGAACCCGGGCGAGGTTCTCGTGCTCCTGAAGCGCCTGTTCGTCGGTCAGCGACCAGTCGCGGGTCGGGTTCTTGACGAAAGAGCCCACCCGCTTCCAGAAACCACCTGAATCAGAACTGCTCATGCCACTGCGGCCTCTCTATTGCGCGTACCCCACAAAGAGCACGATCGGTCACTGCCACGCGTCAGGAAATTTAGTCGTTGAACATTTTTTGCTTGAGCTCGCGCCGCTGCTGCGCTTCGAGCGAGAGCGTCGCGGTCGGTCGTGCCAACAGTCGGCCGATGCCGATGGGTTCGCCCGTCTCCTCGCACCAACCATAGTCGCCGCTGTCGATGCGTTGCAGCGATTGTTCGATCTTCTTCAGAAGCTTGCGCTCGCGGTCGCGGGTGCGCAATTCGAGGGCATGCTCTTCTTCGATCGTCGCACGGTCCGCTGGATCGGGTACCAGCAGGGTGTCTTCACGCAAATGCTCGGTGGTTTCACCCGCACTCTTGATCAGATCTTCGCGCATGGTGCTGAGCAGTCGCTTGAAGTAATCGAGTTGAACCTCGTTCATGTACTCGCTCTCGGGCATGGCCAGCAGGTCCTGCTCGGTCAGATCGGAGGCCGATTTGTTCTTCCAGGCATTGGCATGCTTGGGGTCGGTTTTTCTGGGGGTGGGTTCGATGGTGGTGCTGCTCATGGAGCTTCTGTCAAGTCGGATTGGTTCAGGCGACCCCATGGCCGCCGACAAGGGTTTTGAGGCATGGAGTTTACTGACGCCAGAAGAAGAGGAACGCCGAAGCGCCGGGGCGGGTGTGACTTTTTTGGCGGCAGGAACCGGTGTTACGGGCTTGAGCGGCGCTGTCACCGCCGTTGCCGCAGTCTTCGCTGCTGAACTTGTCACAGGCTTTGCACGGACAGGTTGCGGAGCGGGCGCGGCCGGTACTGCTGCCTTGTTTTTGCCGACGGCCGATTTGACCGCAGGTTTCTTCTCGGCGGCCACAGCTTTGCCTTTGCCTGATGCTGCGACCGCTTTTTGAGGCGACTTGACCACGAAAATCCTCCCGAACTTTCCCATCTGACGGCCCATCGCCGCCTGACCTGCCGCGTTGCTTGGCCAAGCCGGAACACCCCAAGCGCGCTCCCCTGTGGGCTCGCGCGCCTCGACCTCGCTGAGCCCCTTGAAACCTGGAGGGCGACTTCGCTGGGTCGGTTGTTGGGCCGGTCGCTAGGGCCGGGGACCTTGAAAGCTGTTTCAAGGTGATTCCGCGCAGATCGTTGCCTGGCCTTGCCAAAACCGCCCGATTTTATTCATTTCGGGTGATGAGGCAAATGCATCATGCAACAAGGCATTGCCGCAGACCCTGCTCAAGGATGTCGCGCGGCAGATCGATGCCGATGAACACCATCTTGCTCTGCCGCTGCTCCTGCGGGCCCCAGGGTGCGGCGAGATCGCTGCCCATGAGCTGGTGCACGCCCTGGAAGACGACCTTGCGGTCGATGCCCTGCATGTTCAGCACCCCCTTGTAGCGCAGCATGCGCGGGCCGTAGACCTGCACGATGGCGCCGAGGAAGTCTTCGAGCTTGGCGGGGTCGAAGGGTTGGTCGGCGCGGTACACGAATGACTTCACGTCGTCGTCATGGTGATGGTGGTGTGGATGGTTGCAGGCTTCGCCCGGGGCGTGGTCGTGGTGGTCGTGATCATGAGCATGGTCGTGATCGTGATCGTGATCGTCGTCGGCCTTGAGGAAATCGGGGTCGATGTCGAGCTTGGCGTTGAGGTTGAAGCCTTTGAGATCGAGCACTTGCGCGAGCGGCACTTCGCCGAAATGCGCCACGCTTTGCTTGGCTCGCGGGTTGATGTGGGCGAGCCGGTGCTGCAGGGTGGCGAGTTCGTCGGCACTGACCAGGTCGGCCTTGGAAAGGAAGATCTGGTCGGCAAAGCCCACCTGGCGGCGCGCTTCCTGCCGGGTGTCGAGCTGCTGGTTGGCGTGCTTGGCATCGACCAGGGTGAGGATGGCGTCGAGCATGTACTGGCTGGCGACCTCGTCGTCCATGAAGAAGGTCTGCGCCACCGGGCCGGGATCGGCCACGCCGGTGGTCTCGATGACCACGCGGTCGAACACCAGTTCGCCCTTGCGGCGCCGGGCGGCCAGATCGGCCAGCGTGGCGCGCAGATCGTCGCGAATGGTGCAGCAGATGCAGCCGTTGGACATCTGCACGATCTGCTCGCCCGCTTCCTGCACCAGGATGTCGCTGTCGATGTTCTCCTCACCGAACTCGTTTTCGATCACGGCGATCTTGGAGCCATGCGCTTCGTGCAGGACGCGCTTGAGCAGGGTGGTTTTGCCGCTGCCGAGAAAGCCGGTGAGGATGGTGGCGGGGATGAGGGAGGCCATGGAGGGAGTCCTTGAAAAAAGCAGTGCAAAGAGATCGGGGCAAGCGGCGAAAAATCAACCGGAGATTCAACTGCGGCGCAGCAGCAGCCCCTTGAGATACTCGCCTTCGGGGAAGTGCAGGCTCAAGGGATGGTCGAGTCCGGCGCCGGTACGGGCCACGATCTGGGCGTCCGTGCCGGCGTCCAGGGCGGCGCCCGCGACGATTTTCTGGAACAGATCGGCACTGATGCCGCCCGAACACGAAAAGGTGAACAGCCAGCCGCCCGGAGGCAGCAGGTGAAAGGCCAGGCGATTGATGTCTTTGTAGGCGCGTGCGGCGCGCTCGACCTGTTGCGGGGTGGCGGCGAATTTGGGCGGATCGAGCACGATGGCGTCGAACTGCGCACCCTCGTCGCGCAGACGGCGCAGCGTGGCGTTGACGTCGGCGTCGAGGAAGCTCGCCCGTGCCGCGTCGAAGCCATTGAGGGCGACATGCTCGGCCGCCAGGGCCAGCGCAGGTGCGGAGGAATCGACCGACACGACCTGCCGTGCGCCGCCGGCCAGCGCGGCCAGCGAGAAGCCGCCGGTGTAGCTGAAGCAGTTGAGCAC
It includes:
- the hslU gene encoding ATP-dependent protease ATPase subunit HslU; this encodes MNMTPREIVSELDRFVIGQTKAKQAVAIALRNRWRRQQVAEPLRHEITPKNILMIGPTGVGKTEIARRLAKLADAPFIKIEATKFTEVGYVGRDVDTIIRDLMEAAVKLARETAMRQQRSRAEDRAEDRILDVLLPAPADANGQTASITETNPTRQMLRKRLREGQLDDKEIEIEVAVHPASVDIMGPPGMEDMTEQIRSMFANMGQTRSKTRKVTVREAQKLLVDEEASKLVNEDEIKTGALRSVEQNGIVFLDEIDKVASRSDTQGADVSRQGVQRDLLPLVEGTTVSTKYGMVRTDHILFIASGAFHVAKPSDLIPELQGRFPIRVELESLSVADFEAILTSTDASLTKQYAALLATDGVSLEFTADGIRRMAEVAFQVNEKTENIGARRLHTVMERLLEDVSFRADGSQHSTVQVDAAMVNARLGDIARDEDLSRYVL
- a CDS encoding CobW family GTP-binding protein, whose product is MASLIPATILTGFLGSGKTTLLKRVLHEAHGSKIAVIENEFGEENIDSDILVQEAGEQIVQMSNGCICCTIRDDLRATLADLAARRRKGELVFDRVVIETTGVADPGPVAQTFFMDDEVASQYMLDAILTLVDAKHANQQLDTRQEARRQVGFADQIFLSKADLVSADELATLQHRLAHINPRAKQSVAHFGEVPLAQVLDLKGFNLNAKLDIDPDFLKADDDHDHDHDHAHDHDHHDHAPGEACNHPHHHHHDDDVKSFVYRADQPFDPAKLEDFLGAIVQVYGPRMLRYKGVLNMQGIDRKVVFQGVHQLMGSDLAAPWGPQEQRQSKMVFIGIDLPRDILEQGLRQCLVA
- a CDS encoding type III pantothenate kinase; the protein is MHLLVLDVGNTRLKWGVYAQAEPGAALLAGGAMALEDVGQLRHVLSAQPRPEKVMGCAVAGAVVTARVCAELDALGLRCNWISALAEQCGVRNSYATPSLLGADRWAAQLGARQRLPHQAAMIISVGTAVTVDCLSHEGVFIGGIILPGFGLMLKALEMGTAGLRVPEGEIVAFPTNTSDALMTGGALAIAGAARQMHARLLAREPQGVCVLLTGGAAPKLRDALGLPHQHVEHLVFEGLLCIAAQQARSHQRT
- a CDS encoding STAS domain-containing protein, which encodes MSSSDSGGFWKRVGSFVKNPTRDWSLTDEQALQEHENLARVRAREDQKRQDDFIRKRELDGLRKLRKREATDLGMDDSLQTNVPELTSQPAPIQDRDETLRKINEIEKSMAGDHAPPPPRSRGAGPLTRQFQTTPPPSSLPPLTTGQPPVPAGTAAPEPASSTLHWNLDAAYADTTLITKPGAAAPAPANPASGIPTHSGIPTQSGPATAPGEPSTHPPGYAPTVPFVASAPLSPVRGPEPAAVPFDEQPTLAAATRLSDDALPSRMSGPSGDSWLRSSNDFMPSAFFAVEVHEALSSNPLFDQAVMDFANGDDAAAETALRDAISNSQDMGSEKELWLALFDLFRASGQIDKFEALVVDFVSRFQTSAPMTDDGLPSAPATARPAQGGFKPSLLFSASVDVAQAERLRKLLLNSPAAIEISFEGIHSIATAALPALVDALKRLNQGDCTVTLQGAESLMALCQAQAPAMQREADPQWWALRLELLRLANQQDDFDAIALDYCVTYEISPPTWEASRAKVELAGAEAGATPAASATVPPEFQNSGLSPHSMLGHGGSRSAQLHLSGEILGSSSLFLSPLEQAAKAHEQLSISLRQLRRIDFSSAGALLNWAMMQHDLGKTLQFTGVHRLIAGLFSILGLHEHALIQLRRD
- the dksA gene encoding RNA polymerase-binding protein DksA — protein: MSSTTIEPTPRKTDPKHANAWKNKSASDLTEQDLLAMPESEYMNEVQLDYFKRLLSTMREDLIKSAGETTEHLREDTLLVPDPADRATIEEEHALELRTRDRERKLLKKIEQSLQRIDSGDYGWCEETGEPIGIGRLLARPTATLSLEAQQRRELKQKMFND
- the hslV gene encoding ATP-dependent protease subunit HslV produces the protein MDQYHGTTILSVRRGATVALGGDGQVTLGNIVVKSTARKVRRLYNDQILAGFAGGTADAFTLFERFEAKLEKHQGQLLRSAVELAKDWRTDRMLRRLEAMLSVADAEHSLIITGNGDVLEPEHGIVAIGSGGAYAQSAARALLEHTTLSPREIVAQSLRIAGDICIYTNQSHTIETLGE